The sequence TAATGCATCCTACCAAAGTGGACGGCCCTATTTATATGGGGCAGCTCGGATGTTATGTTAGCAAGCAAAATTTGAAAAATGCTGAAAAATTAATCAAATCTGATCCGGAACTGAAAATCGAAAGAATCGAAAGCAAAGACGATAAAAAGGGCTGGGCAAGTGGCCCCAACCTAGAAACTAACCAATGGCGAATGTTTCATGTTCACGCTATTGATTGCGATCCATGGATGAAAATAGTGTTGCTCAGAAAAAGCGGTTTTTTCGAAGTGGTGGATATGATTCACGGTGACGCGGGAGCAGATTGTGAGGATATCGCAGAAATCAAAAGCAATCTCATCTGTGAGGAAGATAAAGTATCTCAAGAAAAAATTAAAGCGTGTTTAGCAAAAGGCCTCGAGAAATTCCAAAAAACTCATGCCTCCGATGTATTTCAGCCACAAATAAGAGCCATTAAAATAAATAAGTTTTCCGGGAAAATAACATTACAAGGACAAGCTTCATCAATTAGCGGCTCTAAATCCAAAGCTTTATATTTGATTGACTACAGCTTCGTGGTAGGGAAAACAGAATCGACACCATCCGGATCACATGCCATCACCATTTCTTATGTAGATGGAAAGTGGGCTGATCCTCCTTTTGGTGGAAATCAATTTCCCGCCGACAAATGGTTTAAAGATGATATTAACGAAGAGGAGTGTGTTAGGGCTTCAGGTATTTTAACGAAATGTATTGCAGAAGCCAGTGGCGGAAAGGTAAAATATTCCTCCATCTCTCCTTTCTTCGCGAATCATGGAAACGAAGAGCAATGAAATTGTCCAAACTAAGAATTATTGTAGGATGGGTATTCCTGATTGGACATTTTTCGGGAATTGTAATTCTATTCCTTTGGGGTTTGCTCTGGTCGCAGAAAGGATTTGCTGCGATTTCTGATATTGTAGCGCTCCTTATGCCTCTTACGGGAGTCGCCGCAGTAAGCGCATTCAAATCGTTTTGGCAAAAGCCGAATAATTCCACCCGAGTTTCCCAAAGTGCAGCTATTTCCACGATAGCAATCCCAGTTATCCTAACTTCTCTTACGATGTGCCTAATATTGGCTCACATAATGCAAATAGCAGAAAGCCCTGAAACTATCAAACATGGAATCGCCCTCTGCGAATTGATTTTTGGAGGAACGATGACTTTTATTCTGGATAAATTATTTCAAACAAAGCCACCTCTTCGAGATTCGAAAAAAATCAAGGAGACCTCGTCCTAATTGCGAATCTCTGTCCGTTTCAGCACCACGCCAACAATTCACAGAATATCGATTCAGTCTAACACTCAATAAGATTTTCAGTCTGCACAGGTTTTCCATAGTTTAGTTTACTTTCCCAGTGGCGTGGCTGGCTTTGCGCGCTTCGGAATCCTCACGAAGGTATTGTTTCCGCCGCCTTTTTCCACGAGAGCCGAGAAGTCCGGTGTCGGCGTCAACGTGGTGTGTTCGCCGGATTTCCAAGACATGGCCACCGTGCCGTTTGGCTGAACTTCAAAGGTGGCGGAATAGATGGATGCTGCCGCGTTTCCATCCTCTTCAAAGTTGAGAATCAAGTCTCGGTTCGCCACCCAAGAGTAGAACAGCAGGGTTTTCCGGATTTCCTCGATCTTGGCTTGGGACGTCACCGCCAACAGTTCCCTTTTGATCCTCTCGGCGGTGGCCATGTCGCCACTCTGGATCGCCTTTCCCAAGAGTTGGTTGGCGTTCTCGGTGAACTTCTTTTCGATGGGTGCAAGGGCCTCTTGGCGGGCCTTCTGACGCTGCTTCAAAAGGGCTTCGAAGTCGGCACCAATGGACGTTCCCGGCGTTCCGGTTCCAAAAGGATTTTGGGCGAAGAGCGGGAGCGTGGAGAAGGCGAAAGCCGCGATCAGGTATTTCATGGTTCTTTGGAGTTGATGGGAAAATCACGAACCCTTCCGAACGAGAAATGCGCACACGGTGCCGCCAATGTGGGACGGAAACGACAACCGTTGGACTGCTGCGAGGCATGCGGAAGGGGAACTTGTCCTTCCGGTGGTTCGGGGGCTTCGTAAGCCGCACAGAGTCGGCCGCTGCAACCTTTAGTCCCTCCTTGCGAAGGCACCTCTTGCATACGCGGCAGCGCCCCCAAACCATTGGTTAGGGTGCGTCGTTTTGCGGTAATCAACGCTTACCGCTCTGTGTGGATGGGTTACGAAGCCCACGCTTGCCCGGAGGGGCGAAGCAGATTCATCCAACAGCAGGAACCAAGGCGGCTCAAGGCAATTTCCCCGACCTCCATAGGTCCCGCGCCGTGACACGGGCAGGCAGAACCAGCGGAAACCAGCTCATCCACCCGCGCTAAGCGCGGAATAAAACAAAAAATTACATTCATCCTGTCGGTAATTGCTCCCAGACGAGGTTGCCAGTTTTTTGGCAGATAGATCGGGTAAAGCGCATCGTTAGAGGGGATTCCTGCACTGCGCGACGTTGGCCAACCCTTGATCTACCAACGAAAGTGGCTTGGAACGCTCGCTGCTCATAGTTCCTTGCGCTTGCTCATGATCCCGTTGCGCCGAGCTATGGTTGCCAAAAGGCGCAGCGGGATACCCCGGACAATCTCCCAATGAGCCTACGCTGGAATAGGCTCACTGAGCACAGGAAAGCGGCGGGCATCAATGGGTGCCCGCCGCCATTTACTCAACGGTCTAGGGCAATGCGGCGGCGGCAACTACACAGAGGCTCGAATCGGCCAAAATCGGTAGCCTGATCTCGGACCATGCTTTGATAGCCATCCTGATAGCTGATCGGGCTTGGGGAAGCCTGTTTAGGCGCACCTCCCGTTGAGCCAGAGATTTGAAAAACATTGCGGCAGCGCGGCGATCTTTGGGGCCGCCACTTTGCAGAATCGTGGCAAAGACCAAACCAACGGCCCACCCGTCCAGTTCGGCGCAACAACGCAACCGGAGGCGAAGAACGCGAGGCTGCCCCTGTTGGTCGGCAGGGATCAGCTCCAAAGTGTTCCATGCCTCTTGCCACATCCCATGATCGGCGTAGCAGGTTGCGATTCCCAGTGTCATCCAGAATGACAGATGGACATATATCAGGGGACAAGTGACAAGCTTCGAATCCCCATCGGGCGAATTGTTCACCGAAGCAAAAAGGGATTCGAGGAGAGCGGTTGCGGAAGCTTGGTGCTTGGAAAGAATGACGCGCGAAATGGACTGCAAGTGGGAAAAATTGACGCGGCCTCCGTTCTGCAGAATTGAGCCAGCAATTGAAAATCAATGCCTTAAGCGCGAACGGATTCGGGAATGAAAAATGCTTGGGCACGAATGGAACCGCTGGCTCAAGGAAGCTTTGGCGGAACGCCCCCAAGCGACATCCAGATACGGCGGATGGATGGTTCGCTGGGCCAACAAAACCATCCGCCGTTCTGAAAGGAAAACCTATGAAACATGCATTGAGTGCTTGGAGCCCACTGCGCGAATTGGAGGACTTCCAGAACCGCATCCTTCGCGCATTCCATCCCGTCAGCCGTGACGTTTCCCAAGAATCCGGCCACTCGGGATGGACGCCACTGGTCGATATCAGTGAAGATGACGACTCCTACCGGCTTGCGGTGGACTTACCCCAGATCCAGAGGGAAGACGTGAAAGTAACCGTTGAAAACGGTGTGCTCACCATCTCCGGAGAACGCAAGTTCTCAAAGGAGGACGGAAACGCGAAATACCACCGCATCGAGCGAGGCTATGGCAGTTTCGTCCGGAGCTTTGGCCTTCCGCCTGATGCGGCCTCATCCGGAATCGAAGCGAAGTTCGCCGATGGCGTGCTTCAGATTCGGGTCCAGAAGAATGAGAACTCGAAGCCGAAGCAGATCGAGGTGAAAGTGGATTGAAGAAGTGTTCCCCGGCTCCCGGCGGTTTTTCGCCGCTGGGGCCCTTTCTTCGTCGAAGGCTCCGGCAATGGTCAGGGCCTAGCGACCGAAAAAAGGAGAGAGCCACTGGAAACCCAATTTGGAAAGGAAGGTAAATAAATTATGTCAAACGATCCTGCTGAAATCCGCAAGAAAGCCATTGAAACGACAATGGCACAGTTTGATTTTTCAAAGGTGGCGCTGGCAGCAACCGCGGCAGGCTGGAATGTTCGAACGCGACCTCTCCAAGCGGGAGGTGTTCCCGTTCCGGAAGAAATGCGCCGTATCGCCCGCGAACTCCTCGAAAAGGCGTGGGACGATGAAGACGCGCAAAATTGCGAATACTGTCACGGGGGGCTGAGAGCGAACCGGACCGGCGGCTGTCTTACCCTCCAATTTGTTATCGAAGAGTCGTATTTCGTCGAGGCTTTGGACGTTCCGTCCGCTGGCGTTGACTCTGATTAGGCGGTCAGGCTGGCACGGGAATTCGCGTTCAGGAGGGGGTTCATGCACCGGATTCCCGTGCCGAAGCCACTGCATTGCGGTGGATCGCCCCTTTTGAGATAGTTTCTATCAGCCGGGCAAATCAGTTTCGATCTGCGAGAGTTCCAATTGTTCGGGATGGCAAAAAATATCATTTCATTTCCTACAATTTCGATGACCCCAGCATTAGAAGGCTTTTGAAACGGGCTATTGCGCTCACTCCGGTCAAGGAAGTTCAGGCCAAGGAGAGCTTTAAGGAAGTATTGGACGGCGGCATGTGGGACACTTGGAGAGTGAATCGTAGCGAAACCGAACCGCCGCCCGAACTGCTGCCATGGTCCGTCCCTCCGTTCCTATTCAAGCACGAGATCAAGCGGGCGGCCATCTGGGTTTTCCTTGGGTTCGCCATCCGCAGCGCGTGGAAGACATGGCGCAAAAGGAAACATAAAGAAGAATTGCCGCGCTTCCGGCTCTATCCGCCAAGCCAGACAAGGGGCTGACGTGTTCATGGGCGCGGGATTCCAAATGGTCCATTTGTCCCGCCCGGCCCGTTTAGCTTTGAAATACAAAACAAAAGTATTTGGCGGGCGGAAGATCGGAAAATGCCGACCACTCTATACTAGTGAGTTACAGAAAATGGGCGGCGGGGAGCGCTTTTACCTGTTGGCGGGGTCGGCTATAGAGGAAATGCGTGAGCCGACAGGGAGCGGAATAGTAAATAATACTTATTTTTTGTTATTCTAGGAAAGCGGGGCGAAAACGTGGATTCCGAATTGTATTTTAATACAAAACAAAAGTATTCGCGGCCGACTTTGAAGGACACGGCGGCGGGTTTGAGTTTAACGCAGGTTCGGGCAATTTAAAATCGCGGGAGACGAGTTTGAGAATAATTCAAATTCCCGCAAATCGCTGAAATTAAGCGCCCGAAGCCTCGTTTTTAATATCTCCCGCCGCATCTAGCATGTTAAAATAGCGTATCGGATAGTTCGATTTTCGAAAAATAACCTTGACAATCTCAGAAATATCTCTATTCTTGTCCCCGTTGGTAGGTTTCCTAGGCCGCATTGGCTCATAAAAAGGAAACTGGAGGGCTGTAACTAAGGGGAGAACTAAGAGAATGGCTAGGTGGAACTGTGCCGTTTTCTCAAATGGATGTCTTCCCAAGGTTTTTTTAAGGAAAGAAGAATATATAAAGGATGAAGAAGGAAGAAAAGAAGGAGAAAAAGAAAAAAGGGAATAGAAATGACACTCATACTCTTGGGGTGCCAAAAACCACAAAAAGACAATACTTCAAGGCTATAGGGACAGAGGAGCGTAAGTTTTTTATTCCGGAAAATAGGATTGGGGGAATTCAGAATATCCCCTTTAGAGGAAAACCACTTATCGAAAGTAAGCCCGGCTACCGTGCCGCCGTGTTCCTATTGGGAGCCTGTTATTTGAAATATTACGACAGAAGCAGGGTCAACAGGGACGCGCCAATTGCGAGCCAATACACCCGCCCCTTTGCCAAGGATGGCAAAATCTGGAAGGAAGTGCGTGAACTTCTGGTGGGCATGGGTGCGGTCACTTGCGATTACAGCTACACTATTGGGTCGAAGTGCTACTACCACACGTTGACGGCGGCTTGGGCGGGCGAAACTTGGAAGCTCCAAGGAGTCTTTGAAGACTGGCCGATCATCGCGGGAAGTCTGTCTTCTCTTCCATACTTGAGCATCGACACCGAAGAAGCCCTTGGGCTTTTGGACCGCTCCTACGCCATGCGTTCGGTCAAGGCCAAGAAGGTGTTCCGAAGGACCAAGAGAAAGGGCAACTATTGGGACACAAGCACGTGGGGAGAAGACGAACGCCAGATTTTCGAGCACTACATCCAGACGTTCGACAACCGCTTCAGCGTGTCCAAAACGGGCAGGCTCTACACCATGGCCAATGCGTTGCCAAAGGAGCTGCGCCACGCGCTCAGAATCCACGGGGAGCGCACTGAGGAGCTAGACGTGAAATGCTGCCAGCCTCTTTTGCTCGTCACGCTCTACCCCCGCCAGACTCTCGAAAAGGCCAAGTTCCAATCCTTGGTAGAGCACGGAGACGTTTACGCCGCTGCGAGGGATACCATTTGCGGCACGATGGATCGCAACGAATTCAAGAACAACCATTTCATTCCTTGGCTCTTTGGGTCCAAGGAAGGGTTTAATCCGTATGCCCCGGCGATTGAAGCATGGTTTGCCATCCAGTTCCCGGAGCTGATGGCCGAGATTCGCCGCATTGGCAAAGTGAAGAACGCGAAGGACGAGACGGCTCGTAACCCGAAGGCTCTTCCTCGTCACCTCCAGCGATTGGAAAGCAAATTGATCTGGAAGACCGTTGAAGCGGCAGGCATCCCGGCGGTCTCCATCCATGACGGCGTGCGTGTGCGTGTAGGCGACCTTGAAAAGGCGCGCGCTGTGTTGATGGCTTCCTTTTGGGATTCCTACCAGCTCACCCCGCAGATTGAGGTTTCCGACGTTCTCAAGAACCTCAGGACGTTTGAGGAAGAGAAGGCGGCATGATGCTGCCATGATGGTTGAGACGGCGAAAGCTGCTCTTCCATCCCATTCAATGAGTCGCGACATTCAGTTCCTCGACAGAATACCACTGAGGGTGCGGCTGTGCTGATGGACTCCTTTGGGACCTCCTACGAGTTGACGCCCACGATTTTGGAAGCGGACGTTCTCAAGAATTTGAAAGCATTTGAGAAGCGAAAGGCGGCGTGATTCCTGCCACGGTGGTTGAGGCTGCGAAAGCTGCACTTTCATTCCATCACTAGGCAGCAGGGCCGGAAAAGTTTAGGCTCACGCCTCATCTCGTTATAGAATGACAAGGTTGCGTGAGCATGCCGGAATGTGTTAGGAATGCTTAGCAATCATTCGGCGAAGCGCCCCTACCCCTCCCGGGTTGAACGCATATAACGCCTTTTCCAAATTAAATAATTCCCAAAATCATATCATGAACACCTTCCCCGACCTACCACATTTATTTCAGCTTCAAGCAGATTTGTGGAAATGGCCCAAATCCCGAGCCGCAATTATGGTAGGTGCAGGCCTCAGCCTCAACGCCAATAAAATTCCTTGTGCCAGTCAAAAATTTCTCACTTGGCGTGAATTGACTCGTTGCATGTATGACGAACTTCATCCGATAACACTAACGAATGACGAACTAGGAAAAATAAAAAGAGAGAATCATTTTCTTTCATGCGACTCATTGCGGTTAGCCAGCGAATATGAAGCAGAGTTCGGGAGGGGAAAATTAGATAATTTAATAAGAAGTAGTCTACCTGACTCCGAGTATCAGCCCAGCGAGCTACATGAGCTTTTGTTAGCGCTTCCTTGGGCCGACGTATTCACAACCAATTATGATACTCTTCTAGAGAGAACGGACATCCTCGGGAAATCATACCAAACAGTCACAAAAGCCGAAGATTTAACAAGGGCATACCAACCTAGAATTGTTAAATTGCACGGATCGTTTCCTAATCAAACACCATTCATTATTACTGAAGAGGATTTTCGAACATATCCTCATAAATTTTCCCCTTTCGTGAACACCGTCCAACAATCGTTGACCGAAAATTCTTTTGTTCTTATAGGGTTTTCGGGGGATGATCCTAATTTCAAATCGTGGACGGGTTGGATACGAGACAATCTCAATAATCACCATGCCCCAATATATTTAATTGGGCTATTAAATATAAGCAATGCAGAGAGAGCCTTATTGAGCGCCCGTGGAGTTACGCCAATTGATTTGGCTCAAATTATCACGGGGAAAATTAAAGGCAATCCACATGAAGTTGCATTGCAGTGGTTCCTTAATTTTTTGCATTCGGCGCGCCCTCCCAGACTGGAGGACTGGCCCAATATTAGCAAAAAAAGAATCAAAGACCTAGCTGGGACATCTAGAATACCTGCAATTCAAATAAGCAGCCCCCCTAAAAATGATTCATATCCAACCGGGGATTTCACTGACGACATGGCTGCACAGACAATATACAGATGGAGGTATGAGCGCACAAATTATCCCGGTTGGATTATCTTGCGATCAACTAAGAGGGAAAATATTTGGGATGAGACATCCCGAATGGAAAATGCAATATGGAGGCTGGCTCAAAATTGGGTATATTCTGATAAAATTAGGTTCTTGTATGAGTTAAATTGGCGATACGAGATTTCTTTAATGCCTTTGTTTTCTGATACAGCAGACAACATATTAACCATTTTGGAGCAAAATCGGGAATCACAAAGCAGCGATGAACTTAAGCTGCCTCTCACAAAAAAAATGGGGTCTATTAACGACCAAGAACTTGATGAGGTTTGGATGTCCTTAGCTCTCGGCGTGCTCCGAGAGGCTAGAGAAACTTTTAGAGAAGATCGCTGGAATCTAATATCGGCGAAAATTGATCAACGATTTGGGGAGGCATTAAATTCCCATGATCGATATCAATATGAAAAAGCGCTATGGAGCCTCAGGAAGCTCTCAAGAAAAATGACTAACGCCGTTTTGAATAGTTGGAATCCCTCTCCTCGGAACCCACTTGCTAAAATGTGGAAATCGTCCATCCTATCTGAAATAGGGCAATTGGTTGACGCTAGAAACTTATTGCTGGGTGCGCTCAACGAAATAAGACGTTCCTTTACGATCCAAGGCCGTAATACCGAATTATTCTCGTTGGAGGGATGGTGCAGCTTTTCTTTGGCTAATATAGAAGCCAATGGAGCTTCTGATTACGATTCGAAGCGCATAAGTGAATTCCACGAGCGTTGGGATGAACTAAAGGCGTGGGATTGCGACCCGAGAGTATTGGGTCAGTATTTTTTACATGAATTGGCAAAACCGATGCCAGAAATGGCACCTGCTGTATCTAAAGTTACTCGCTCCTTCGATCCGGGTATTACCACCTATCAAAGAAGCTGGAGATCGGATATATTAGTGGATTTTATGCCTGCCTTTGGGTGCTTGCGATTATTTGAAAACGCAGGCCTTTCGATGCGGAATGCTTACGCGGGATGGAAAGATGCTGTTATAAAAGCTTGTAAGTGGACCGCCCCTTTTAACAGCTTTGGTTCAACCGTCATAATAGCATGTTTAATTGACGCTAAAAAATTAGATGAAGAGGGTTTTCTCACCCGGATAGAAGTCGCGAACATGACCGATGATGATATCGGGAAATTTTACGATTGGGCGTTTAATGCATTGCGGGATGAATTATCAGACCTCCAAAAAACGGACACCCAGAAACGTAATAGTTTGGCGGTTGTTCAGGCACTGGTAGAGATATTGTCCCGCATTTCATTCGGTCTTTCTGAAGATAAATTAAACAATGTCTTTCGTCTAGCCATTGACTATTTTTCAAACCCTCAAATAAGAGCGGATTCGTCAGCACTGAAAGTAAATCACACTTTATTCAAGAGAGTTTTCTATGCCGCGGATAACAGCTTGCTCGAAAATTGGTTGATGGAGGTGATGAAATTGCCTCTGAACCCGATTATCGATGTTTATCAACGAAATCGACTCGATCCTATTGATGTCTTCCCCGATGGAAGGTGTAAGTCGTCTAGCGAAATTCCAACGGAATCTTTCAAGAAAATATTTGAAGATTTACTTAAAGTGGCAGCAAGTAGAAATAGGCCTCAAAGCGATGATGCATTTAAACGCCTTTTTTCGCTCTCGGCAGTAGGAAAAACTACCAGCGATCAAAACGAGGTCTTGGGCCGGGAAATATGGCGAGAAGTGGATGATGACGGATTGCCAACTATCCAAGTTTATGGTAGATCTAATTTTCTTTTTTACCCGGCTCCTTTTAATGTTGATGTGGCCGACATTGTTCGGAAAAATATTTTAAATCAAATATCCAAAATTAATGGAGCTTTTGATACGGGCGAAGTTAGGGATATGCTGCAAAGCATTGCAGATAGCCCATGTGTTTTTGCGTCGACCGACAGTAGAGTTAGACCTATAGATTGGACTGAAAAAGATTCCGAGATTTTATTCGAATTCATCGAGAATTGGTGGAAACAGGCAAAAGCACCTCTGGAAGGATATTCAGGAGACTGTCCAATGCCTGATGATTCATTTAACCCTCTCACGGAAGCGATTGGTGCTTTGTCTATTGTTTTGGCCAGAGTAATCGTGCCGAAAATGACATGGGCTGAAGAAGCAGATTGGGATAAGGTTTATTCCCTTTCAAGCGACGTGGAAGCGACGGGGAAATACATTTATATTTGCCTGCCATTCATTTTGATGCATAGACCGCAGGACTGCGAACGAGTTCGATTGATTATAGAAGAGAATTTGAATTCTGTTTCTGAAAAACGAGTAAAGGCAGGAGCTAGGGCGGTGGGGTGGTGGGCGTGGGGGAGAAATATCGCTACCTTGCCACCCATTCCCTCGACTTTGATCCAATCGCTTGTAGATAGGGTTTGCCATCGAGAATCATTGGGACTCTCAGCGGTTGTGAATATATTAGCCGACATTTTAAACAGCCGCGCGCAAGAGATTAATAGTGAAATCGTTAGTGCTTTGGCGCGCGCTCTGATTTCGTGGCAACGTGGGTTATTTGAGAAGCTGGAGAATGGTGATTTCAAATTCAATTCGGATGCCGATCTTAGTCAATGCTGCGCGTTAGGGGAGCTTGCTTCTTCCATCAGAAAGTGGTTATCTCACCAAGGCTTGAACACCGCTGATTATCCGGGAATTCTTCTTTGGCAAGAGACCTGCGAGAAAAATAAACTCCCAGAACTTAAGCGATGCTTCGCGGATTTTAATTCAAATGACTGAATATTCTGGTTATATTTCTTGGCCATCCTTCGGGTTATCGGAATTTGGCAGGTCCAAAAATCTCAACCGATGGTGCGGGAGAATGTCCCAGCTCATGCGCCAAAGCCCTAGCTAGAGCGGCGTTTCTCCGATTCCTCCGCCGCATCGTAATCAAGCGCCCATGCAAGGCTATACGCATGCTTTTCGATCTTGTGCACTCGATCCATGAACGCTGCCTTACCCCTGTAGGAGGGAATTTTTTCCAAAGCGGGAATCAGATTCTTCACCAACTGCTCCAATTTCTTTGCGGCGGCCGCCCGCTGGGCTGCCCGAGATTTTGCTGCCATTCCCTAGCAAGAACACCCGGCCCTGCCGCCGTCCATTCGATTCGCGATGGCGGACGAGTCTAAATACTCCGCTGCGGAGGCTGGCGCTTTCGGGGCTGGGGTCCCCCAAGCGGTTTGGGGAAATGACAAGTTCAAACTTTTGAGAAATGGCGGCGGGGGTATTTTCCTGCCGATCCACCCGCCCGGCTGTCATTTATTTGTCATTAGCTTTGCAATGGTTTGTTGCCACTGGTAATGACGGTGTGACGCGCAAGTAACTCAATTAGAGAATCTTGGGTGTTCACGAAACCCTAGGGGAATCGACCTCCTATCGTCCCTCCGGGACTTGGGTCTCCATCGGGCCGTTTCCGGTGGCTTGCGCCACCGGCTGGGTTACGTCGCCCCTGACGGGGCTTGGAAGAGCTGAAGAAGATCGGAGCCGATCCAGGGCCGTGAGAGCGGAGGCTGCGTCGTCCCTCCGGGACTTGGGTCTCCATCGGGCCGTTTCCGGTGGCTTGCGCCACCGGCTAGGTTACGTCGCCCCTGGCGGGGCTTGGGAAGGGAGAAGTAATTACCCCTGAAGATACTTCACCACCGCTTCCGTCCGCGATTGGACGTGGAGCTTGCCATACACGGCGTGGAGGTGCGCGCGGACGGTGCTGACGCTGATGCCGAGCTGGTCGGCGATTTCCTTGTAGAGCAGGCCTTTCGCCAGCCGTGCCAGGATTTCCTGCTCGCGGGGGGTGAGCGATTGCATCTCGGGGGTGGCGCGGCGCT comes from Luteolibacter sp. LG18 and encodes:
- a CDS encoding Hsp20/alpha crystallin family protein yields the protein MKHALSAWSPLRELEDFQNRILRAFHPVSRDVSQESGHSGWTPLVDISEDDDSYRLAVDLPQIQREDVKVTVENGVLTISGERKFSKEDGNAKYHRIERGYGSFVRSFGLPPDAASSGIEAKFADGVLQIRVQKNENSKPKQIEVKVD
- a CDS encoding SIR2 family protein; translation: MNTFPDLPHLFQLQADLWKWPKSRAAIMVGAGLSLNANKIPCASQKFLTWRELTRCMYDELHPITLTNDELGKIKRENHFLSCDSLRLASEYEAEFGRGKLDNLIRSSLPDSEYQPSELHELLLALPWADVFTTNYDTLLERTDILGKSYQTVTKAEDLTRAYQPRIVKLHGSFPNQTPFIITEEDFRTYPHKFSPFVNTVQQSLTENSFVLIGFSGDDPNFKSWTGWIRDNLNNHHAPIYLIGLLNISNAERALLSARGVTPIDLAQIITGKIKGNPHEVALQWFLNFLHSARPPRLEDWPNISKKRIKDLAGTSRIPAIQISSPPKNDSYPTGDFTDDMAAQTIYRWRYERTNYPGWIILRSTKRENIWDETSRMENAIWRLAQNWVYSDKIRFLYELNWRYEISLMPLFSDTADNILTILEQNRESQSSDELKLPLTKKMGSINDQELDEVWMSLALGVLREARETFREDRWNLISAKIDQRFGEALNSHDRYQYEKALWSLRKLSRKMTNAVLNSWNPSPRNPLAKMWKSSILSEIGQLVDARNLLLGALNEIRRSFTIQGRNTELFSLEGWCSFSLANIEANGASDYDSKRISEFHERWDELKAWDCDPRVLGQYFLHELAKPMPEMAPAVSKVTRSFDPGITTYQRSWRSDILVDFMPAFGCLRLFENAGLSMRNAYAGWKDAVIKACKWTAPFNSFGSTVIIACLIDAKKLDEEGFLTRIEVANMTDDDIGKFYDWAFNALRDELSDLQKTDTQKRNSLAVVQALVEILSRISFGLSEDKLNNVFRLAIDYFSNPQIRADSSALKVNHTLFKRVFYAADNSLLENWLMEVMKLPLNPIIDVYQRNRLDPIDVFPDGRCKSSSEIPTESFKKIFEDLLKVAASRNRPQSDDAFKRLFSLSAVGKTTSDQNEVLGREIWREVDDDGLPTIQVYGRSNFLFYPAPFNVDVADIVRKNILNQISKINGAFDTGEVRDMLQSIADSPCVFASTDSRVRPIDWTEKDSEILFEFIENWWKQAKAPLEGYSGDCPMPDDSFNPLTEAIGALSIVLARVIVPKMTWAEEADWDKVYSLSSDVEATGKYIYICLPFILMHRPQDCERVRLIIEENLNSVSEKRVKAGARAVGWWAWGRNIATLPPIPSTLIQSLVDRVCHRESLGLSAVVNILADILNSRAQEINSEIVSALARALISWQRGLFEKLENGDFKFNSDADLSQCCALGELASSIRKWLSHQGLNTADYPGILLWQETCEKNKLPELKRCFADFNSND